The Brevibacillus brevis genome contains a region encoding:
- a CDS encoding sporulation protein produces MWTQPNWLLRSSRVVLGLVVLTTVLTVGCGGNTARQQGYSPDMRNTQHDMKIRGDQSGNTLQGRAPVAADRDPLMGRNQNPNMVIGHWNSRNTQVYATNMERIAMSVEGVENARITLSDANAYVTLDLVHNITANQARTIEQQVISLLQERIPRYDFHLTSHDGYHR; encoded by the coding sequence ATGTGGACACAACCTAATTGGCTTTTACGCAGCTCGCGTGTCGTTCTGGGCTTGGTTGTACTTACGACTGTCCTCACTGTCGGATGCGGGGGAAATACGGCTAGGCAGCAGGGCTACAGTCCGGATATGAGGAATACGCAGCACGATATGAAGATCAGAGGGGATCAAAGTGGCAATACCCTGCAAGGACGTGCGCCTGTTGCTGCGGATCGTGACCCGTTAATGGGGCGCAATCAAAATCCGAATATGGTTATCGGCCACTGGAACTCACGCAATACCCAAGTCTACGCGACCAATATGGAGAGGATCGCCATGTCGGTAGAAGGTGTGGAAAATGCTCGCATCACACTCAGCGATGCCAATGCATATGTTACTCTTGACCTTGTGCATAACATCACTGCGAATCAAGCGCGAACCATCGAGCAGCAGGTGATTTCGCTTCTTCAGGAAAGAATCCCGCGTTACGATTTTCACTTAACCTCGCATGACGGTTACCATCGCTGA
- a CDS encoding thymidine kinase yields MAQLYFRYGAMNASKSIQLLTVAHNYEQSGKKVVVFTPAVDDRYGVGKVASRVGISREAIPINEETDLYQIVEAESVKPHCVLVDEAQFISRHHVDQLVRIVDKLGIPVIVYGLLKNFKNELFPGSAALLCEADKVEEIKTVCVYCNKKATHILKFKNGQPVYSGETIEIAGNDTYSSVCRKHYYTPPVTE; encoded by the coding sequence GTGGCACAACTATATTTTCGGTATGGAGCGATGAATGCTTCCAAATCCATTCAATTATTGACCGTTGCCCACAACTACGAGCAATCGGGGAAAAAAGTAGTAGTGTTTACTCCAGCAGTTGATGATCGCTATGGCGTGGGAAAAGTTGCTTCGCGTGTTGGGATTAGCAGAGAAGCGATTCCGATTAACGAAGAGACCGATCTGTATCAAATCGTAGAAGCAGAGTCAGTCAAGCCGCATTGTGTGTTGGTTGACGAGGCTCAGTTTATCAGCCGCCACCATGTGGACCAGCTCGTCAGGATCGTAGACAAGCTGGGAATCCCCGTAATCGTCTATGGCTTGTTGAAAAATTTCAAGAATGAGCTCTTCCCTGGCAGCGCCGCTCTGTTGTGCGAGGCTGATAAAGTAGAAGAAATTAAAACGGTTTGTGTTTACTGCAATAAAAAGGCGACGCATATTCTCAAGTTCAAAAATGGACAACCCGTCTACTCTGGGGAGACGATTGAAATTGCTGGGAATGATACATACAGCAGCGTCTGTCGCAAGCATTACTATACCCCTCCAGTTACCGAATAA
- a CDS encoding cryptochrome/photolyase family protein, which produces MTAIVWFRRDLRLHDHAALHAAMLAGDPIIPVYIVEDSLCLSSTVGDKRLHAHFSAIASLCDAWAQLGGRLLIRHGNPLQVLCQLVQETGADKLFFNRDYTPEARKRDELVSEVLSSHGVFVHTCKDLVLHEPGEIMTKQRTPYAVFTPYRCVWQTLPKERPFPQLSTWNLFDRLKELASEPVPTVEAFGRKRPIGTEWEMEQFGERAARKRLQQFLDEDIYTYKEKRDMPGVNATSRLSFALNAGTLSIRTVYHSVQEVLASAQGEQVASIEAFLTELIWREFYQQVLYFHPHTTDHAYLPQFETVAWENRKDFFTHWCQGETGYPIVDAAMKQLNETGWMHNRLRMITASFLTKDLLVDWRWGMAYFAQQLIDFDEAANIGGWQWSASTGTDAQPYFRIFNPVTQGEKFDPDGAFVKKYLPVLREVPLQYIHKPWDMPEHIQEQAGCKIGFDYPIPCVDHAQRRKLAMALFQEAKDRHAKT; this is translated from the coding sequence ATGACTGCCATAGTTTGGTTCCGCCGGGATCTGCGCTTGCATGATCATGCTGCTCTGCACGCAGCCATGCTCGCAGGCGACCCGATTATTCCTGTTTATATAGTAGAGGATTCGCTTTGTCTTTCTTCGACTGTAGGAGATAAGCGACTGCATGCGCATTTTTCTGCGATAGCTTCACTCTGCGACGCTTGGGCTCAACTGGGAGGACGCCTCTTGATTCGCCACGGTAACCCACTGCAAGTGCTCTGTCAATTAGTGCAAGAGACAGGTGCAGATAAGCTGTTTTTCAATCGGGATTATACACCAGAGGCTCGCAAGCGAGACGAGTTGGTGTCAGAAGTGTTGAGCAGTCACGGCGTGTTTGTACATACATGCAAGGATTTGGTTTTGCATGAGCCCGGGGAAATTATGACGAAGCAGCGGACGCCGTATGCCGTTTTTACACCTTATCGCTGCGTTTGGCAGACGCTGCCTAAAGAGAGACCGTTCCCTCAGCTGTCAACATGGAATCTATTTGATCGGTTGAAGGAATTAGCGAGTGAGCCGGTTCCTACCGTGGAAGCGTTTGGACGAAAACGACCGATTGGCACCGAGTGGGAAATGGAGCAGTTCGGGGAGCGAGCGGCACGTAAACGATTGCAGCAATTTTTAGATGAAGACATTTATACGTATAAAGAAAAACGCGACATGCCAGGGGTGAATGCGACCTCCCGGCTATCTTTTGCCCTAAACGCAGGTACTCTGTCTATACGGACGGTGTATCATAGCGTACAGGAAGTGCTTGCTTCCGCGCAGGGTGAGCAGGTTGCCTCGATCGAAGCTTTTCTTACGGAACTCATTTGGAGAGAATTTTATCAGCAGGTTCTTTATTTCCATCCGCACACGACTGACCATGCCTACCTGCCACAATTTGAAACGGTCGCTTGGGAAAATAGGAAGGATTTTTTTACCCATTGGTGTCAAGGGGAAACGGGCTACCCGATTGTCGATGCCGCCATGAAGCAGTTGAATGAGACGGGATGGATGCACAATCGGCTGCGGATGATCACCGCTTCTTTTTTGACGAAGGATTTGCTTGTGGATTGGCGTTGGGGAATGGCCTATTTCGCACAGCAGTTGATCGATTTCGATGAAGCGGCAAATATCGGGGGTTGGCAGTGGAGTGCTTCGACTGGTACCGATGCGCAACCGTATTTTCGGATTTTTAATCCGGTCACACAAGGGGAAAAGTTTGATCCAGACGGTGCATTCGTCAAAAAATATCTTCCCGTACTGCGTGAAGTACCTCTACAATATATTCATAAACCGTGGGACATGCCGGAGCATATCCAAGAGCAAGCAGGCTGCAAGATTGGCTTCGACTACCCGATTCCTTGTGTGGACCATGCACAAAGAAGAAAGCTGGCCATGGCCTTGTTTCAGGAGGCAAAAGACCGCCATGCAAAGACTTAA
- the rpmE gene encoding 50S ribosomal protein L31 gives MKQNIHPKYNVVTVSCACGNEFESGSVKQALKVEICSNCHPFFTGKQKFVDAGGRVDRFKRKYNLS, from the coding sequence ATGAAACAAAACATTCATCCTAAGTACAACGTAGTAACAGTTAGCTGCGCATGCGGTAACGAATTTGAATCCGGTTCCGTGAAACAAGCGTTGAAAGTGGAGATCTGCTCCAACTGCCATCCTTTCTTCACAGGAAAACAAAAATTCGTTGATGCAGGCGGCCGTGTAGACCGTTTCAAACGCAAATACAATCTGTCCTAA
- a CDS encoding radical SAM protein: MYLVYADEKGNVYDHPGLFAVARNGDILTEILEEELIPLPEGSTLVSLPDTEPIGMDPDTGEMVKLDGCTAVGALVPQGITRLLLPGYVKTNKESKLPLFGYSAVVWKDNRFWVTGRESDDIYKWDPLNFPMDELRQRVAKTLETFPQNRILNHLSHCALEYECLTASNNFFNRWEGSLPVSYTCNAGCYGCISEQPDDSGFPSPQTRMNFKPTEDELVEVMLHHLKTPESIISFGQGCEGEPSTMASIIVPAMRRVRETTDMGFININTNAGLTDHIKGIVDAGLDLMRVSIISAIDEHYNAYYRPRNYTLENVARSAEYAASKGVYTSINYLCFPGVFDREEEMEAMIEFIRRTGIKLIQLRNLNIDPESYLAMIPKAQGEVFGMKQAIEIYQQELPDVVIGSFTHIPPDQLQRRKNMA; this comes from the coding sequence ATGTATTTAGTTTACGCAGATGAAAAAGGCAATGTATACGACCACCCAGGTCTTTTTGCAGTGGCTCGTAACGGAGATATATTGACAGAAATTCTGGAAGAAGAACTGATCCCGCTTCCGGAAGGATCGACGCTGGTCAGTTTGCCGGACACCGAGCCGATCGGAATGGACCCTGACACAGGTGAAATGGTCAAGTTGGATGGCTGTACAGCAGTAGGCGCACTTGTGCCACAAGGAATTACAAGGCTCTTGCTGCCAGGCTACGTGAAAACGAACAAGGAAAGCAAGCTGCCTTTGTTTGGCTACTCCGCAGTGGTCTGGAAGGATAACCGCTTCTGGGTAACGGGGCGTGAGAGTGACGATATTTACAAATGGGACCCGTTGAACTTCCCGATGGATGAACTGCGCCAGCGAGTGGCAAAGACGTTGGAGACGTTTCCGCAAAACCGCATTTTGAACCACTTGTCCCACTGTGCGTTGGAGTACGAATGCTTGACGGCCTCCAATAACTTTTTCAACCGCTGGGAAGGCAGCTTGCCTGTTTCCTATACCTGTAATGCCGGTTGCTACGGCTGTATTTCCGAGCAACCAGATGACAGTGGATTCCCTTCTCCACAGACGCGGATGAACTTCAAGCCGACAGAGGACGAGCTGGTAGAAGTCATGTTGCACCACCTCAAGACACCAGAGAGCATCATCAGCTTCGGACAGGGCTGTGAGGGTGAGCCTTCTACGATGGCTTCCATCATTGTTCCAGCGATGCGTCGTGTACGGGAAACGACAGATATGGGCTTTATCAACATCAATACGAATGCGGGCCTGACGGATCACATCAAAGGCATTGTCGATGCCGGCCTTGATCTGATGCGTGTGAGTATCATCAGTGCGATTGACGAACACTATAATGCCTACTACCGCCCGCGCAACTACACGTTGGAAAATGTAGCGCGTTCTGCTGAGTACGCTGCATCCAAGGGTGTGTATACCTCCATTAACTACTTGTGCTTCCCTGGCGTGTTTGACCGCGAAGAGGAAATGGAAGCGATGATCGAATTCATCCGCAGAACAGGTATTAAACTGATTCAGTTGCGGAATCTGAATATCGATCCAGAGAGTTATCTGGCGATGATTCCAAAAGCGCAAGGCGAAGTATTCGGCATGAAGCAAGCCATCGAAATTTATCAGCAGGAGCTGCCAGATGTCGTAATCGGTTCGTTTACACATATTCCTCCAGATCAACTCCAGCGCAGGAAAAACATGGCGTAA
- a CDS encoding M23 family metallopeptidase, which produces MEYVQVSAPVESQMEAKKAVVEQALFQAFNPYASLASPAPAIKGNSVVYAVRQGDTLSGIAQRYGLSLKNLVEANTITNPHLLSVGMKLIIKRDEVGHMVKRGETLDYIARRYGVSRESLIERNPLLKWLSDNLYVGQVVYVPIDKGNPMLGNDPEQKRSAVQAASRQVVTRIRGGLSWPVREATITSGFGARWGKTHKGVDLWNEQESKTPILAARAGVVVEAGANRSGYGRMVVIDHGDGLQTFYAHMRLLLVSPGQTVEAGEILGYMGQTGNSTGYHLHFEVRQDDVPINPLPYLAR; this is translated from the coding sequence GTGGAGTACGTGCAAGTTAGCGCTCCGGTGGAGTCACAGATGGAAGCGAAAAAAGCAGTCGTGGAGCAAGCGCTATTTCAAGCGTTTAATCCCTACGCCAGTCTGGCTTCGCCTGCACCAGCAATAAAAGGAAATTCAGTGGTGTACGCTGTTCGGCAAGGAGATACGCTATCCGGTATTGCCCAGCGCTACGGTCTTTCTTTAAAAAATCTGGTAGAGGCGAATACCATTACGAATCCCCATTTGTTAAGTGTGGGTATGAAGCTAATCATCAAGCGTGATGAAGTCGGACATATGGTGAAACGGGGAGAAACACTGGATTACATAGCAAGGCGGTACGGTGTGAGTCGGGAATCGTTAATCGAGCGAAATCCGCTGCTTAAATGGCTGTCGGACAACCTGTATGTCGGACAGGTCGTGTATGTCCCCATCGATAAAGGCAATCCGATGTTGGGCAACGATCCGGAGCAGAAGCGAAGTGCCGTTCAAGCGGCAAGTCGACAAGTCGTCACGAGGATTCGCGGCGGCCTCAGTTGGCCTGTCAGAGAAGCTACGATTACAAGCGGATTTGGAGCCCGTTGGGGAAAAACACACAAGGGTGTGGATTTGTGGAATGAACAGGAATCAAAGACCCCGATCTTGGCAGCGAGGGCGGGAGTTGTGGTGGAGGCAGGCGCCAACCGGTCAGGGTATGGGCGGATGGTCGTGATTGATCACGGAGATGGCTTGCAAACCTTTTATGCCCATATGCGTCTCTTGCTGGTGTCACCTGGCCAAACCGTAGAAGCAGGTGAGATATTGGGATACATGGGGCAAACGGGTAACTCTACGGGCTACCATTTGCACTTTGAAGTGCGACAGGATGATGTGCCGATCAATCCACTTCCCTATCTTGCCAGGTAA
- the rho gene encoding transcription termination factor Rho, producing MLLSELEEKKLTDLYKLAKEYHIPYYSQLKKKELIFAILRARAERDGLMFMEGVLEILPEGYGFLRPINYLPSSEDIYISQSQIRRFDLRMGDVVSGKARPPKENERYFGLLQVEAVNGEDPETAAERLHFPALTPLYPQTKLVLETAPARVSTRLMDLLSPVGLGQRGLIVAPPKAGKTMLIKEIANSITESRPDIHLFVLLIDERPEEVTDMQRSVKGEVVASTFDELPENHIKVAELVLERAKRLVEHKKDVVILLDSITRLARAYNLVIPPSGRTLSGGIDPAAFHRPKRFFGSARNIEEGGSLTILATALVETGSRMDDVIYEEFKGTGNMELHLDRKLAERRIFPAIDIRRSGTRREELLLTKEELDKLWMIRKNMNETNEFVDSFIKKLADTKTNEEFLQTLESKQQGRGKAASTTVSS from the coding sequence ATGTTACTTTCTGAACTAGAAGAAAAGAAGCTGACCGACCTCTATAAGCTGGCTAAGGAATATCACATTCCGTACTACTCCCAGCTGAAGAAGAAGGAATTGATTTTCGCGATTCTTCGGGCACGAGCGGAGCGGGATGGTCTCATGTTTATGGAGGGGGTTCTCGAAATATTGCCGGAGGGATACGGCTTCCTCCGCCCCATTAACTATCTCCCCAGTTCGGAAGATATCTACATCTCCCAGTCGCAGATTCGCCGTTTTGATCTGCGGATGGGGGATGTGGTATCCGGAAAAGCAAGACCACCGAAGGAGAATGAACGTTATTTTGGACTCCTTCAAGTAGAGGCAGTGAACGGAGAAGACCCTGAGACAGCCGCAGAGCGTCTTCATTTCCCCGCATTGACACCGTTGTATCCTCAAACCAAGCTTGTACTGGAGACAGCCCCTGCACGTGTTTCCACTCGCCTGATGGATCTTCTTTCTCCTGTTGGACTGGGTCAGCGTGGATTGATTGTAGCTCCGCCAAAAGCGGGGAAAACCATGCTGATCAAAGAAATTGCCAACAGCATTACCGAAAGCCGCCCGGATATTCACTTGTTTGTCCTGCTCATTGATGAGCGTCCGGAAGAGGTGACGGATATGCAGCGATCTGTCAAAGGAGAGGTAGTTGCCTCTACTTTTGACGAGTTGCCTGAGAATCACATCAAAGTTGCTGAGCTTGTCTTGGAGCGTGCAAAGCGATTGGTTGAGCACAAAAAAGACGTGGTGATCCTGCTGGATTCCATTACGCGTCTCGCTCGTGCCTACAACTTGGTTATTCCGCCAAGTGGTCGGACCTTGTCCGGTGGTATTGATCCGGCAGCCTTCCATCGTCCGAAGCGCTTTTTTGGTTCGGCGCGGAACATTGAGGAAGGCGGCAGCTTGACCATTTTGGCGACTGCTTTGGTTGAGACCGGCTCCCGTATGGACGATGTGATCTATGAGGAGTTTAAAGGAACCGGAAACATGGAGCTTCATTTGGATCGCAAGCTGGCGGAGCGCAGAATTTTCCCGGCGATCGATATCCGCCGTTCGGGTACGCGCCGCGAAGAGCTTCTGCTCACCAAAGAAGAGCTGGATAAGCTGTGGATGATCCGGAAGAACATGAATGAAACAAATGAGTTTGTAGACTCCTTTATTAAAAAGTTGGCAGATACAAAAACAAACGAAGAATTTTTGCAAACCCTTGAGTCTAAGCAACAGGGCAGAGGGAAAGCAGCTAGCACGACGGTGAGTTCATAA
- the glpX gene encoding class II fructose-bisphosphatase, whose translation MERSLTLELVRVTEAAALASASWMGLGKKDEADDAATTAMRNEFMKVPMDGVVVIGEGEMDEAPMLYIGERLGQGVAPAVDVAVDPLEGTNILAKGTWGAISVIAIADRGNLLHAPDMYMEKMAVGPQAVGKVDINAPVRDNLKAVAQAQGKDISDLVAIVLDRDRHSKVIHEIREAGARIRLISDGDVAAAINTAFPDTGVDILFGSGGAPEGVLAAVALKCLGGEIQGKLLPQNEDEIKRCVKMGLTNPHQVLFMDDLVKGDDAIFAATGVTDGELLKGVRFQGTRATTNSVVMRAKTGTVRFIEGNHRLERKPMNGL comes from the coding sequence ATGGAACGCAGTTTAACACTTGAACTGGTACGTGTAACTGAAGCCGCTGCTTTGGCTTCTGCCAGTTGGATGGGTCTCGGAAAAAAAGATGAGGCTGACGATGCGGCAACGACCGCAATGCGCAATGAATTTATGAAAGTGCCGATGGATGGCGTCGTAGTAATTGGCGAGGGCGAAATGGACGAAGCGCCGATGCTATACATCGGTGAGCGTCTGGGCCAGGGAGTGGCTCCGGCAGTCGATGTGGCTGTAGACCCTTTGGAGGGAACGAATATCCTTGCAAAAGGAACATGGGGAGCGATTTCGGTCATTGCCATTGCAGACCGGGGAAATTTATTGCATGCTCCTGACATGTATATGGAGAAAATGGCAGTAGGGCCTCAGGCAGTCGGCAAGGTCGATATCAACGCACCGGTTCGAGATAACCTGAAAGCGGTAGCGCAGGCACAAGGGAAAGATATCAGCGATTTGGTCGCTATTGTGCTTGACCGTGATCGTCACTCTAAGGTGATCCACGAAATTCGTGAGGCAGGTGCGCGTATTCGCCTCATCTCAGACGGAGACGTAGCCGCTGCGATCAATACGGCTTTCCCGGATACAGGTGTAGACATTTTGTTTGGTTCTGGAGGAGCTCCTGAAGGTGTTCTGGCAGCTGTTGCCTTGAAATGCCTCGGGGGAGAAATTCAGGGCAAGCTCTTGCCACAAAATGAAGATGAGATTAAACGCTGTGTCAAAATGGGATTGACTAACCCTCATCAAGTGCTGTTCATGGATGATTTGGTGAAAGGTGATGACGCCATTTTTGCAGCGACTGGTGTAACGGATGGCGAGTTGCTCAAAGGGGTTCGCTTCCAAGGAACTCGAGCGACGACCAATTCCGTAGTTATGCGTGCAAAAACCGGAACGGTACGTTTCATTGAAGGGAACCACCGCTTAGAACGCAAGCCGATGAACGGTTTGTAA
- a CDS encoding UDP-N-acetylglucosamine 1-carboxyvinyltransferase produces the protein MDKLIINGGKPLAGTVTISGAKNSAVALIPAALLADGPVVIENLPRIQDVGIYHELLQEMGADVLFEEDWMEIDGRSMRLMLMPNGRIKKLRASYYLWGALLAKFGEAQVGLPGGCDLGPRPVDLHIKGFEAMGAEVENKNGVMTIRAQNGRLQGARIYLDLVSVGATINIMLAAAKADGVTIIENAAREPEIVDVATLLNNMGANIKGAGTDMIRIKGVERLRGCRHTIIPDRIEAGTYMIAAAATNGNVMVENVIPKHLESVTAKLREIGAQVVEQDDSIQVIGHDSYRSIDVKTSPYPGFPTDLQQPITTLLTLAKGSSIVTDNIYSSRFRHVDELRRMGASLKIEGRSAVIEGGSKLNGAKVVASDLRAGAALFIAGLATNGKTELEGLEHIDRGYENLVGKLQALGADITRVGLQSMENHQR, from the coding sequence ATGGATAAGCTGATCATCAACGGTGGAAAACCGCTCGCGGGGACGGTGACCATCAGCGGAGCAAAAAACAGCGCAGTCGCACTCATCCCAGCAGCGTTGCTGGCAGATGGACCCGTTGTTATTGAGAATCTCCCCCGTATTCAGGATGTAGGTATTTATCACGAGCTCTTGCAGGAAATGGGAGCTGACGTGCTGTTCGAAGAAGATTGGATGGAAATAGACGGACGCAGTATGAGGCTGATGCTCATGCCAAATGGTCGCATCAAAAAGCTTCGTGCCTCGTACTATTTGTGGGGAGCCTTACTCGCCAAGTTCGGTGAAGCGCAGGTTGGCTTGCCAGGTGGATGTGATTTGGGCCCGCGTCCAGTAGATTTGCATATCAAAGGCTTTGAAGCAATGGGCGCCGAGGTGGAGAACAAGAACGGCGTCATGACCATCCGTGCCCAAAATGGACGTTTGCAGGGTGCGCGAATTTATCTCGATCTGGTCAGTGTTGGTGCGACGATTAACATCATGCTGGCTGCTGCCAAAGCAGATGGTGTGACGATTATTGAAAACGCTGCCCGTGAGCCTGAAATCGTCGATGTAGCGACCTTGCTCAACAACATGGGAGCAAACATCAAAGGTGCCGGAACGGACATGATCCGCATTAAAGGCGTGGAACGATTGCGTGGATGCCGTCATACGATTATCCCCGATCGGATCGAAGCGGGGACGTATATGATTGCGGCAGCGGCTACGAACGGCAATGTTATGGTGGAGAATGTCATTCCAAAGCATTTGGAGTCTGTAACGGCCAAGCTGCGCGAAATCGGTGCGCAAGTGGTAGAACAGGATGACAGCATCCAAGTCATCGGACATGATTCTTATCGATCAATCGACGTGAAAACGAGTCCGTATCCGGGTTTTCCAACGGATCTCCAGCAGCCGATCACGACCTTGCTGACTCTTGCCAAAGGCTCAAGCATCGTGACGGACAATATTTACAGCTCGCGTTTTCGACATGTAGATGAATTGCGTCGCATGGGAGCTTCCTTGAAGATTGAAGGAAGATCCGCTGTCATCGAAGGCGGAAGCAAACTGAATGGTGCCAAAGTGGTAGCTTCGGATTTGCGTGCGGGAGCAGCTCTGTTCATTGCCGGCTTGGCAACGAACGGCAAGACAGAATTAGAAGGACTTGAACATATAGATCGTGGCTACGAAAACTTGGTGGGCAAGCTGCAAGCCTTGGGGGCCGATATTACTCGGGTAGGCCTGCAAAGTATGGAAAACCACCAGCGTTAA
- the fsa gene encoding fructose-6-phosphate aldolase, whose translation MRFLIDTANVEEIREIHEWGVLAGVTTNPSLVAKEGRDFVETLKEILDIVDGPISAEVISTDAKGMIEEGEKLAALSKNIVIKLPMTAEGLKATKYFAKRKIRTNVTLVFSANQALLAARAGASFVSPFLGRLDDIGQDGMQLIEDIAEIFSVHGIDTEIIAASVRHPVHVTEAARRGSHFATIPAKVFKQLIAHPLTDSGLEKFLADWASMQK comes from the coding sequence ATGCGTTTTTTGATTGATACAGCAAACGTTGAAGAAATCCGCGAAATTCACGAATGGGGAGTTCTGGCGGGCGTAACGACAAATCCGTCCCTGGTTGCAAAAGAAGGACGCGATTTTGTAGAAACCCTGAAAGAAATTCTCGATATTGTTGACGGTCCGATCAGTGCCGAAGTCATCAGTACAGATGCAAAAGGCATGATCGAAGAGGGAGAGAAGCTCGCTGCTCTCTCGAAAAACATCGTCATCAAGCTGCCAATGACCGCAGAAGGTTTGAAGGCAACCAAGTATTTTGCCAAACGCAAAATCAGAACAAACGTAACACTGGTGTTCTCCGCGAACCAGGCACTTTTGGCTGCGCGCGCAGGTGCGAGCTTCGTGTCTCCGTTCCTGGGACGTCTGGATGATATTGGTCAAGATGGCATGCAATTGATCGAAGATATTGCAGAAATCTTTTCTGTTCACGGTATCGACACCGAAATCATTGCGGCATCTGTGCGCCACCCTGTTCACGTAACGGAGGCAGCGCGCCGTGGTTCTCACTTCGCTACCATTCCAGCGAAAGTCTTCAAACAACTCATTGCCCATCCACTGACAGACAGTGGCTTGGAGAAATTCCTCGCTGACTGGGCAAGCATGCAAAAATAA
- the fba gene encoding class II fructose-1,6-bisphosphate aldolase, with protein sequence MPLVPMTAFTEDVKKHKYAVGQFNLNNLEFTQAITEAAMEEKSPVIFGVSEGALKYMGIDYTVAIAKVAAERAGVPVALHLDHGSNFDMVMKCIRAGFSSVMFDGSHHSFEDNLRLTKQVVEAAHAVGVSVEGELGTIGGVEDDLSVDEEDATLANPEEAIRFWEETKVDYVAIAVGTAHGMYKGVPKIRYDIIEKVASNIGAPIVLHGGSGVPDEAIIESIRLGVGKINVNTESQVACTETVRKVLAAKPNEIDPRKYLGPARDAIKEVVKGKMRLFGSSNRA encoded by the coding sequence ATGCCACTGGTACCTATGACCGCTTTTACCGAAGACGTCAAAAAGCATAAATACGCCGTCGGACAATTTAACCTGAACAATCTGGAGTTTACTCAAGCGATTACGGAAGCCGCGATGGAAGAAAAATCGCCTGTGATCTTTGGTGTTTCTGAGGGTGCACTGAAATACATGGGGATAGATTATACAGTAGCGATTGCAAAAGTGGCTGCTGAACGCGCAGGAGTTCCTGTTGCTTTGCATCTTGACCATGGTAGCAATTTCGACATGGTAATGAAGTGCATTCGCGCTGGGTTCTCTTCTGTTATGTTCGATGGTTCCCATCATTCGTTTGAAGATAACCTTCGCCTGACCAAACAGGTTGTAGAGGCTGCTCACGCTGTTGGCGTATCGGTAGAAGGTGAACTCGGTACCATCGGCGGGGTGGAAGACGACTTGTCTGTTGACGAGGAAGATGCTACCCTGGCAAATCCTGAGGAAGCAATCCGCTTCTGGGAAGAAACAAAAGTAGACTACGTAGCGATTGCTGTAGGTACAGCACACGGTATGTACAAAGGAGTTCCGAAAATCCGCTACGACATTATCGAAAAAGTAGCGAGCAACATTGGAGCGCCGATCGTTCTTCACGGTGGTTCCGGCGTACCAGACGAAGCGATTATCGAATCCATCCGTTTGGGCGTAGGAAAAATCAATGTAAATACAGAAAGCCAAGTCGCATGCACGGAAACAGTTCGCAAAGTGCTGGCTGCCAAGCCGAATGAGATCGACCCACGCAAATACCTAGGTCCTGCTCGCGATGCGATCAAGGAAGTAGTCAAAGGAAAAATGCGCTTGTTCGGAAGCAGCAACCGCGCGTAA
- a CDS encoding response regulator, with protein sequence MFDKQDKKVLVVDDQYGIRILLYEVLGKEGYKTFQAANGKMALEIVEKESPDLVILDMKIPGMDGIEILKHIKKINQEIKVIMMTAYGELDMIKEATQLGALTHFTKPFDIDELRMAVHQQLAC encoded by the coding sequence ATGTTCGACAAACAAGATAAAAAGGTACTGGTTGTGGATGACCAGTATGGGATTCGCATTTTACTGTATGAGGTGCTGGGAAAAGAAGGGTACAAGACCTTTCAGGCAGCAAACGGGAAAATGGCATTGGAGATCGTGGAAAAAGAATCGCCAGATTTGGTTATCCTCGACATGAAGATCCCTGGGATGGATGGTATTGAGATCTTGAAACACATCAAAAAGATCAATCAGGAAATCAAAGTCATCATGATGACAGCTTACGGAGAGCTGGACATGATCAAAGAAGCAACACAACTGGGAGCATTGACTCATTTTACAAAGCCGTTTGATATCGATGAACTACGAATGGCAGTGCATCAGCAATTAGCTTGTTAG